A window of Castanea sativa cultivar Marrone di Chiusa Pesio chromosome 1, ASM4071231v1 contains these coding sequences:
- the LOC142637022 gene encoding B3 domain-containing protein At2g33720-like, producing MIPITQNLLQTLENQNTQNYSTDLTLHCELHTKLNACNEEEEEEAMITDDDGTQNLLQTIESQTLSSEFHAKQEQKEVSTALTLFDKSWVSSNNNMTTLSAVSPWKIMKTLTKSDIGSSSRLLLHQSLVHAHIMAFFSADSVKKIESNGLSVTVFDRDSKSDYELVFKKWPSSKSYVFNGKWHEDFVARRKLKVGDIIGLYWDQCHSKFNFCVLQTAR from the coding sequence ATGATACCCATCACTCAGAATCTGCTGCAAACTCTGGAAAACCAGAACACTCAGAATTATTCCACCGACTTAACTCTCCATTGTGAGCTTCACACCAAACTCAATGCTTgcaacgaagaagaagaagaagaagccatgaTAACTGACGACGACGGCACTCAGAATCTGCTACAAACTATCGAAAGCCAAACGCTTTCTTCTGAGTTTCACgccaaacaagaacaaaaagagGTTTCGACTGCACTGACTTTGTTTGATAAATCATGGGTTTCttccaataataatatgacTACGCTGAGCGCTGTTTCTCCCTGGAAAATCATGAAGACGCTCACGAAGAGTGATATTGGTAGTTCGAGCCGGCTCTTGCTGCATCAAAGTCTTGTCCACGCCCATATTATGGCATTCTTTAGTGCAGACTCGGTTAAGAAGATCGAGAGTAACGGATTGAGTGTGACAGTTTTTGATCGAGATTCAAAGTCCGATTACGAGTTGGTTTTCAAGAAGTGGCCTTCGTCTAAGAGCTATGTTTTCAATGGAAAGTGGCACGAGGATTTTGTGGCTAGGAGGAAACTGAAGGTAGGAGATATCATTGGGCTTTACTGGGATCAATGCCATTCAAAGTTCAATTTTTGTGTTCTGCAAACGGCACGTTAG
- the LOC142637025 gene encoding B3 domain-containing protein At2g33720-like, with amino-acid sequence MIPDDDDGTQNLLQTLENQNTQTLSCAFHAEQEQKEVSTALTLFDKSWVSFNNMTTLSAVSPWKIMKTLTKSDIGSSSRLLLHQSLVHAHIMAFFSADSVKKIESNGLSVTVFDRDSKSDYELVFKKWPSSKSYVLHGKWHEDFVARRKLKVYVIFYM; translated from the exons atgaTACCTGACGACGATGACGGCACTCAGAATCTGCTACAAACTCTCGAAAACCAAAACACCCAAACGCTTTCTTGTGCGTTTCACGCCGAACAAGAACAAAAAGAGGTTTCGACTGCACTGACTTTGTTTGATAAATCATGGGTTTCTTTCAATAATATGACTACGCTGAGCGCTGTTTCTCCCTGGAAAATCATGAAGACGCTCACGAAGAGTGATATTGGTAGTTCGAGCCGACTCTTGCTTCATCAAAGTCTTGTCCACGCCCATATTATGGCATTCTTTAGTGCAGACTCGGTTAAGAAGATCGAGAGTAACGGATTGAGTGTAACAGTTTTTGATCGAGATTCAAAGTCCGATTATGAGTTGGTTTTCAAGAAGTGGCCTTCATCTAAGAGCTATGTTTTGCATGGAAAGTGGCACGAGGATTTTGTGGCTAGGAGGAAATTGAAG GTTTACGTGATCTTTTACATGTGA
- the LOC142620702 gene encoding pentatricopeptide repeat-containing protein At1g10270 translates to MSLYRLLLRSLRRPSTTTITTTSQTLTPLHLLLQTNQPTRRGFAFSSAEEAAAERRRRKRRLRIEPPLHALRRDPSQPPPQRDPNAPRLPDSTSALVGPRLNLHNRVQSLIRAGDLDAASAVARHSVFSNTRPTVFTCNAIIAAMYRAKRYNDAVALFHFFFNQSNIVPNVVSYNNLINTHCDEGRVDQGLEVYRHIIASAPFSPSSVTYRHLTKGLIDAGRIQEAVDLLREMLNKGHGADSLVYNNLIKGFLDLENLEKANELFDELKERCLVYDGVVNATFMNWFFNQGKDKEAMESYKSLLDRQFKMVPATCNVLLEVLLKHGKKKEALALFDSMLDNHTPPTFQAVNSETFNIMVNECFKLGKFEEVIPTFKKVGTKSNSKAFQMDVAGYNNIIARFCENEMLSEAEMMFTELSSKSLSPDVTTHRTLIDAFLKANRIDDALKVLNKMVDAGLRVVASFGNRVFDELIKNGKAADCAQILSKMGEKEPKPDPTCYEVVIKGLCNEGALDRSWDLMGEVMRYGVGVTPALQETVNEAFTKAGRGEEIERLLGMNRWGYAHMPSRPPPRMAGPSHPPSGPPQMARPQYPPSGYPQMARPQQTPSGPTQMGWQQYPPSGPSQMSGPQYPPSGSPQIAGPHYPPSGSPQVAWQQHTPSGLAQIARPPQPPSGINPQSQMTGPQQTPSGPTQMGWQQHPPSGPSQMSGPQYPPSGSPQIAGPHYPSSGSPQMSWQQHTQSGPAQMARPPQPPSGTPPMTGFHHPPSGPSQTEGLQHPPPGSQTNESHNSPSALPQTTEQVATG, encoded by the exons ATGTCTCTCTATCGTCTCCTCCTCCGCTCTCTTCGCCGcccctccaccaccaccatcaccaccacctccCAAACTCTAACCCCACTCCACCTCCTCCTCCAAACCAACCAACCCACCCGCCGTGGCTTCGCCTTCTCCTCCGCCGAAGAAGCCGCAGCCGAACGACGCCGTCGCAAGCGCCGCCTCCGCATCGAGCCTCCTCTCCATGCACTCCGCCGTGACCCCTCCCAACCGCCACCGCAGCGAGACCCGAACGCTCCTCGTCTTCCGGACTCCACCTCAGCTCTTGTGGGTCCCAGGCTCAACCTCCACAACAGGGTGCAGTCTCTGATCAGAGCCGGTGACCTCGATGCTGCTTCGGCGGTGGCGAGACACTCTGTGTTTTCGAATACGAGGCCTACTGTCTTCACTTGCAATGCTATCATCGCCGCCATGTACCGCGCTAAGAG GTACAATGATGCTGTTGCCCTCTTCCACTTCTTCTTCAACCAATCCAATATTGTTCCCAATGTTGTATcttataataatttgattaatacTCATTGTGATGAGGGGAGGGTTGATCAGGGGTTGGAAGTGTATCGCCATATTATTGCGAGTGCACCATTTAGTCCATCGTCGGTTACATACCGGCATTTGACAAAAGGATTGATTGATGCAGGGCGGATTCAAGAGGCGGTGGATCTCTTGAGGGAAATGTTGAATAAGGGGCACGGTGCAGACTCATTGGTTTATAACAATTTGATCAAGGGGTTTCTAGATTTGGAAAATTTGGAGAAGGCTAATGAGCTTTTTGATGAGCTGAAGGAGCGGTGTCTGGTGTATGATGGGGTTGTGAATGCGACATTTATGAACTGGTTTTTTAATCAGGGGAAAGATAAGGAGGCGATGGAGTCATATAAGTCCTTGCTTGATCGCCAGTTTAAGATGGTGCCTGCGACTTGCAATGTTCTTTTGGAGGTATTGCTTAAGCACGGGAAGAAAAAGGAAGCTTTGGCATTGTTTGATTCAATGTTGGATAATCACACCCCGCCAACTTTCCAAGCAGTGAACTCAGAAACATTTAACATAATGGTTAATGAATGTTTTAAGCTTGGCAAGTTTGAGGAGGTAATTCCCACATTTAAGAAAGTTGGgacaaaatcaaattcaaaggCTTTTCAAATGGATGTTGCAGGTTATAATAATATCATTGCTCGGTTTTGTGAGAATGAGATGTTATCAGAGGCAGAGATGATGTTTACAGAATTATCCTCAAAGTCATTGTCCCCTGATGTCACAACTCATAGGACTTTGATTGATGCATTTTTGAAAGCAAACAGGATTGATGATGCATTGAAGGTGTTGAACAAAATGGTGGATGCTGGTTTGAGGGTGGTTGCTAGTTTTGGTAATAGGGTGTTTGATGAATTGATCAAGAATGGCAAGGCAGCAGACTGTGCCCAGATTTTGTCTAAAATGGGAGAAAAAGAACCTAAACCAGACCCTACTTGTTATGAGGTTGTGATTAAGGGACTTTGCAATGAAGGTGCATTGGACAGGAGCTGGGATCTAATGGGCGAGGTGATGAGGTATGGTGTTGGTGTTACTCCTGCATTGCAGGAAACTGTAAATGAGGCATTTACAAAAGCTGGTCGGGGTGAAGAGATTGAAAGACTGTTGGGTATGAATAGGTGGGGATATGCACACATGCCATCAAGACCACCTCCTCGAATGGCAGGACCTTCTCACCCACCATCAGGACCCCCTCAAATGGCAAGGCCACAATACCCACCATCTGGATACCCTCAAATGGCCAGACCCCAGCAGACACCATCAGGGCCCACACAAATGGGTTGGCAGCAGTACCCACCATCTGGACCCTCTCAAATGTCCGGACCACAGTACCCACCATCTGGATCCCCTCAAATCGCCGGACCACATTACCCACCGTCTGGATCCCCTCAAGTGGCATGGCAGCAGCACACACCATCTGGACTCGCTCAAATTGCCagaccaccacaaccaccatcGGGAATCAACCCACAGTCTCAAATGACGGGACCCCAGCAGACACCATCAGGGCCCACACAAATGGGATGGCAGCAGCACCCACCATCCGGACCCTCTCAAATGTCTGGACCACAGTACCCACCATCTGGATCCCCTCAAATTGCTGGACCACATTACCCATCATCTGGATCCCCTCAAATGTCATGGCAGCAGCACACGCAATCTGGACCTGCTCAAATGGCCAGACCACCGCAACCACCATCGGGAACCCCTCCAATGACAGGATTCCATCACCCACCATCTGGCCCATCTCAAACAGAAGGGCTGCAGCACCCACCCCCAGGATCTCAAACAAATGAATCACATAACTCACCCTCAGCACTTCCTCAAACAACGGAACAGGTAGCGACGGGTTAG